Proteins encoded in a region of the Bacillus sp. T3 genome:
- a CDS encoding FAD-binding oxidoreductase, giving the protein MVTIGEKVEKQLVDLFQDRVRTDRVERKMYSFDVGALPGLVKPFLPVGIPGAVVRPKDGQQISELVKLAHNENIKLVPRGMSTSGFGGVLPEEGAIVVDISGMNKIISIDKSNLTVTVEAGIIWEQLQRQLNKEDLDLILYPSSLPSSTVGGLLAQGGTGFGGYEYGVFKENVTAAKVILPDGQSKTFSGEELKLYIADLEGITGIITEITMKVRELEPEIHRLISFQTNEELGAALTAIYEAKLPIWSITFLNPESMKLKKKLPHRHGHAYEEEKRQPEPDLPETFVMLIAYPESRHGAIDRDLERIIVQHRGTELSEQAAQHEWKERFRPMRFKRIGPSIIPTEVVVPLRSLAAVLNEIDTKIKHSFVLEGMAAKGEKVILLGFIPHDERTFAFNMAFALSLSVIEIAKKHGGSAYATGTLFPPRSEKCVRYRSLCTNKIV; this is encoded by the coding sequence ATGGTAACAATAGGTGAAAAGGTAGAGAAGCAATTAGTAGATTTGTTCCAGGACAGAGTGCGGACGGATCGAGTGGAACGGAAAATGTATTCTTTTGACGTTGGCGCTTTGCCGGGCTTGGTCAAACCCTTCCTCCCGGTTGGAATTCCTGGCGCAGTCGTTCGTCCAAAGGATGGACAACAAATTAGCGAGTTAGTTAAACTAGCGCACAACGAAAATATAAAACTCGTTCCTCGTGGTATGTCTACATCCGGGTTTGGTGGAGTCCTACCAGAGGAAGGAGCCATCGTCGTGGACATTTCGGGAATGAACAAGATTATTTCCATCGACAAATCGAACCTCACTGTTACAGTGGAGGCCGGCATCATTTGGGAGCAGCTGCAAAGGCAGCTGAACAAAGAAGATCTGGACCTCATTTTGTATCCTTCCTCCCTGCCCTCTTCAACTGTCGGTGGCTTGTTAGCCCAAGGTGGCACAGGATTCGGTGGCTATGAATATGGGGTTTTTAAGGAAAATGTAACAGCGGCGAAGGTTATTTTACCAGACGGACAATCCAAAACGTTTTCAGGTGAAGAGCTTAAGCTTTATATTGCTGATTTAGAAGGTATTACCGGCATTATTACGGAAATCACAATGAAGGTTAGAGAACTGGAACCAGAAATCCATCGCTTAATTTCTTTTCAAACTAACGAAGAGCTCGGCGCTGCCTTAACGGCGATCTATGAAGCAAAATTACCAATTTGGTCGATTACCTTTTTAAATCCAGAGTCGATGAAATTAAAGAAGAAGCTACCACATCGTCATGGGCACGCTTATGAAGAGGAAAAACGCCAGCCTGAGCCCGATTTACCTGAAACCTTTGTCATGCTTATCGCTTATCCAGAATCAAGACATGGAGCAATCGATCGTGACCTAGAACGAATCATCGTTCAACATAGAGGGACGGAGCTTTCTGAACAGGCGGCTCAGCATGAGTGGAAGGAACGATTTAGACCAATGCGGTTTAAACGAATCGGACCTTCTATCATTCCAACCGAGGTGGTTGTCCCATTAAGAAGCTTGGCAGCGGTCCTCAATGAAATTGATACAAAAATCAAACACTCCTTTGTGCTTGAAGGGATGGCCGCCAAGGGTGAAAAGGTTATTCTATTAGGATTCATTCCACATGATGAACGAACCTTTGCGTTTAATATGGCCTTTGCCTTGTCTCTTTCGGTCATCGAAATCGCGAAAAAGCACGGTGGTTCGGCTTATGCGACCGGGACTTTATTTCCGCCGCGAAGCGAAAAGTGTGTTCGGTACCGATCGTTATGCACAAATAAAATCGTATAA
- a CDS encoding S8 family peptidase translates to MFGYSMVQMVRAHANKLERPLREELLNLYRPFKWTPCFLHKFFEGTIKKTKRFSVIIEFKKGCYDTGCQEVEGVMKQHMRNKVRYRFSRISSISANVTPNGLEEILSGCQHINRIYLNSEVKALLNVAVPSANAKHVVRGGKELTGNGVKIAIIDTGIYQHPDLGDRITEFVDFVNNEQEAYDDNGHGTHCAGCAASASPEYTGPASAANLVGVKVLDKLGSGSLETVMRGVEWCIQYNENNTDKIDIISMSLGSTAQNYGTDDRDPMVQIVESAWNAGIVVCVAAGNEGPNGGTIASPGVSNEVITVGALDDRDTVERTDDTVAEFSSRGPTLYGLEKPDLLAPGVNIVSLRSPNSYLDKLQKSRRVGNDYTVLSGTSMATPICAGICALFKEKDPNLSPKQIKEMLIKGTDLWNDEAHNNNIYGAGYINAENSIPQ, encoded by the coding sequence TTGTTTGGTTATTCAATGGTTCAAATGGTACGAGCTCATGCTAATAAACTGGAGCGCCCGTTGCGGGAGGAGCTGTTAAATCTCTATAGACCCTTCAAGTGGACACCGTGCTTTTTGCATAAGTTTTTTGAAGGAACTATAAAAAAGACTAAAAGATTCTCGGTTATTATTGAGTTTAAAAAGGGTTGCTATGATACCGGCTGTCAAGAAGTAGAAGGTGTGATGAAGCAACACATGAGAAATAAGGTTCGATATCGATTCTCCAGAATTTCCAGCATTAGTGCAAACGTGACTCCAAATGGGTTAGAAGAAATTCTCTCAGGCTGCCAACATATTAATAGAATCTATTTAAACAGTGAAGTGAAGGCTTTACTAAATGTAGCAGTACCTTCCGCCAACGCGAAGCATGTCGTTAGAGGTGGCAAAGAGTTGACAGGCAATGGTGTGAAGATTGCGATTATTGACACAGGGATATATCAACACCCTGACCTTGGCGATCGAATTACAGAATTTGTGGATTTCGTAAATAACGAACAGGAAGCCTATGACGACAATGGTCATGGGACGCACTGTGCTGGTTGCGCTGCTTCTGCTTCGCCAGAGTATACTGGTCCTGCATCGGCTGCCAATCTAGTAGGAGTTAAGGTATTGGACAAACTAGGGTCCGGTTCTCTTGAGACCGTCATGCGAGGGGTCGAGTGGTGTATTCAGTACAATGAAAATAATACTGATAAAATCGATATTATTAGTATGTCGCTAGGTAGTACTGCGCAAAACTATGGAACAGATGACCGTGACCCAATGGTGCAAATCGTAGAGTCAGCTTGGAATGCAGGAATTGTGGTTTGTGTTGCAGCAGGAAACGAAGGACCAAATGGAGGGACGATTGCCAGTCCTGGCGTAAGCAATGAAGTTATTACGGTTGGGGCTCTAGATGACCGTGATACGGTCGAAAGAACGGATGACACAGTTGCTGAATTTTCTAGTCGTGGCCCGACTCTATATGGTCTTGAAAAACCAGACCTTCTAGCACCTGGAGTCAACATTGTTTCATTGCGCTCGCCAAACTCTTACTTAGATAAACTACAAAAAAGCAGACGTGTCGGCAATGATTATACCGTTCTATCAGGTACCTCAATGGCCACCCCAATTTGTGCTGGAATCTGTGCACTCTTCAAAGAAAAAGATCCAAACCTATCACCAAAACAAATAAAAGAGATGTTAATCAAAGGTACAGACCTATGGAACGATGAGGCTCACAACAACAACATCTATGGTGCAGGCTACATCAACGCTGAAAATTCCATCCCTCAGTAA
- a CDS encoding histidinol-phosphatase HisJ family protein, which produces MYLMDYHHHTNHSFDSNAKMEDVCIQAIKRGIKEICFTEHFSVNPLASTFGHMNFDRYFLDITNCREKFGSLLNIKVGIELCEPHLLMEQYQDEIGPLDLDFILGSVHNIDNRKLRLVLQEHQHHAYQLYFEVLYKLVSLADIDVLAHLDLMKRYAHKEFGLYHFPDYEEGIREILRKAIQRNIGIEINTSGLRSDLGQPLPSFEIIKLYKELGERS; this is translated from the coding sequence ATGTATTTAATGGATTATCATCACCACACAAATCATTCTTTTGACTCCAATGCAAAAATGGAGGATGTATGTATCCAAGCAATCAAACGTGGGATAAAGGAAATTTGTTTTACAGAGCACTTCTCCGTTAATCCACTTGCATCAACATTTGGACATATGAATTTTGATCGTTATTTTCTAGATATAACAAATTGTCGAGAAAAATTTGGCTCACTCCTAAATATTAAGGTAGGCATTGAGCTGTGTGAGCCCCACCTGTTAATGGAGCAGTATCAGGACGAAATTGGCCCACTCGATTTAGATTTTATTTTGGGTTCCGTACATAATATCGATAATCGCAAACTTCGACTTGTTCTTCAAGAGCATCAGCATCACGCCTATCAACTCTATTTTGAAGTGCTATATAAATTAGTAAGTTTAGCAGATATTGATGTCCTTGCTCATTTAGATTTAATGAAACGCTATGCGCATAAAGAATTCGGGTTGTATCATTTTCCCGACTATGAGGAAGGCATCCGTGAAATTTTGAGAAAAGCGATACAGCGAAATATCGGGATAGAAATCAACACATCTGGACTTCGGTCTGATTTAGGTCAGCCCCTGCCTTCGTTTGAAATTATCAAGCTGTATAAGGAATTAGGGGAGAGATCTTAA